A genomic segment from Geitlerinema sp. PCC 7407 encodes:
- a CDS encoding HAMP domain-containing sensor histidine kinase: MKSPDYRSLSSAPPRALVTSRHNVRLVSLRVKLLLGFTLVFSIAFAGAFYWFYSFTTDHAIARLRKDMASTLSGAVQGVNVEELMALYREGEANAAGFSDDPRYRRQLEWFDTVHRIEQRAWLYSFVVDRPQNLRRIGPPAVGPEYQEAVYIVDLWAKYNPAKAARFLQSDVASSVARLVLEKDRVMEQSSIYDDSWGTWISAFAPLKDSTGRTVAILGLDIEADYIREVQRAILKQVIVAFLVGYAALFSLLYVFSGVLTRRLSGLTYAAQRIAAGDYDSTIPFKTSGRLVDEMNILAQAFTSMIHSIRIREQLIQEGQQVAKQIRHALQEERELNELKSRFIAMVSHEVRTPLTVIRTSTELLDCYGDVAPAEKRQEYFLRIRSAVRHMTQLMEDVLTIGKAEAGKLDFHPSWIDVEQFCQDILEEVQLGFSDGHVLEFIPYGNCHQAKLDKKLLRSILTNLLSNALKYSPPGSTIRLLLSCSPTLIEFTVHDEGIGIPLKDQPRLFELFHRASNATTIRGTGLGLAIVRQCVVSHRGDISFRSEEGVGTTFVVRLPVAPDATSADARMAPSTGG; encoded by the coding sequence GTGAAGTCCCCAGATTACCGATCCCTCAGCTCCGCACCCCCTCGAGCCCTCGTCACTTCTCGGCACAACGTCCGGCTCGTGAGCCTGCGCGTCAAGCTACTCCTGGGGTTCACCCTGGTCTTCAGCATCGCCTTTGCTGGAGCCTTCTACTGGTTCTACAGCTTCACCACTGACCACGCCATTGCTCGACTGCGCAAGGACATGGCCTCCACCCTGAGCGGGGCCGTCCAAGGCGTCAACGTAGAAGAACTCATGGCCCTCTACCGAGAGGGCGAAGCCAACGCCGCCGGTTTCTCCGATGACCCACGCTATCGGCGTCAGCTCGAATGGTTTGACACCGTTCACCGCATTGAGCAGCGGGCCTGGCTGTACTCCTTCGTCGTCGATCGCCCCCAAAACCTCCGGCGCATCGGCCCACCCGCCGTCGGCCCCGAGTACCAAGAAGCCGTCTACATCGTCGACCTGTGGGCCAAATACAACCCCGCCAAAGCCGCCCGCTTTCTGCAATCCGATGTTGCTAGCTCCGTTGCGCGCCTGGTCCTCGAAAAAGATCGCGTCATGGAGCAAAGCAGCATTTACGACGATAGCTGGGGAACCTGGATTTCAGCCTTTGCGCCCCTCAAGGACTCCACTGGCAGGACCGTCGCCATCCTGGGCCTCGACATCGAAGCTGACTATATCCGAGAGGTCCAGCGGGCCATTCTCAAACAGGTCATTGTGGCGTTCTTGGTCGGCTATGCAGCCCTATTTTCCCTGCTGTATGTCTTCTCGGGGGTCCTGACCCGCCGCCTCAGCGGCCTCACCTATGCCGCCCAGCGCATTGCCGCTGGCGACTACGACAGCACCATTCCCTTCAAGACTTCGGGGCGCTTGGTTGACGAGATGAATATCCTCGCCCAAGCCTTCACGAGCATGATTCATTCCATTCGCATTCGCGAGCAGCTAATCCAGGAAGGCCAGCAAGTCGCCAAACAGATTCGCCATGCCCTGCAAGAGGAGCGAGAACTCAATGAGCTCAAGTCTCGCTTCATTGCGATGGTGTCCCATGAAGTGCGCACGCCGCTGACGGTGATTCGCACCTCAACAGAGCTGCTGGACTGCTATGGAGATGTGGCCCCAGCTGAAAAGCGTCAGGAGTACTTTTTGCGGATTCGCAGCGCAGTTCGCCACATGACTCAGCTGATGGAGGATGTGCTGACGATTGGCAAGGCAGAGGCCGGCAAGCTGGATTTTCATCCAAGCTGGATCGATGTGGAGCAGTTTTGCCAGGACATTTTGGAAGAGGTGCAGCTGGGCTTTAGCGATGGCCATGTGCTGGAGTTTATTCCCTATGGCAACTGCCACCAGGCCAAGCTGGACAAAAAGCTGCTGCGATCGATTTTGACCAACCTCCTCTCCAATGCGCTGAAGTACTCGCCGCCGGGCAGCACCATTCGTCTGCTGCTGTCTTGCAGTCCGACCCTGATCGAGTTCACCGTCCACGATGAGGGAATCGGCATTCCCCTCAAAGACCAGCCGCGCCTGTTTGAGCTGTTTCACCGGGCAAGTAATGCAACCACGATCCGAGGAACGGGCCTGGGGCTCGCGATCGTGCGTCAGTGCGTGGTGAGTCACCGCGGAGATATTTCGTTTCGCAGCGAGGAAGGGGTCGGGACGACCTTTGTGGTGCGACTGCCGGTGGCCCCAGACGCTACCTCTGCCGATGCCAGGATGGCGCCAAGCACTGGCGGCTAG
- a CDS encoding PAS domain-containing hybrid sensor histidine kinase/response regulator, which yields MESSLINNHAPESDQLLGWVRAWAKLASGLVILIGGIVILGWLLDIPTLKSISPAWVTMKANTAVGLVLGGTSLWLLSSGTRRSCRYAQILAAIVLGLGLLTLIQYLFSVNLGIDQLLFRESAGAVGTSAPGRMAANTALNFLLLGSSLLLLSQRRLLRAGIQVFAIVAFFIAFLGLLGYVYDIQEFYGFGSYTKMAVHTAIAFLLLSTGTLGLHPAWGVMNVLTSSHAGGMMARQLILPVLGIPPILSWLVLAGHRGQLYSGEVGLSLLAVLNVIVFAVLIWLNARSLGKIDTRRQQAEDQRQSEARFRSLTTATSQIVWTADASGCVIEDSPTWRAYTGQTLEEYQGWGWVDVVHPEDREISTERWNQAVATKSVFETEYRLRSPTGEYRYVWVRGVPILASDDSTIYGWMGTCTDIHDRKQTEAALRQSEERFRSLMQASAQIIWTASAAGELVEEQASWSQFTGQDFDTYRGRGWLSAIHPDDHDSVAAQWSASVAERSPYEVEFRMRRHDEQYRYMICRAIPILNPDGTIREWIGANTDITERKQAEIALTEAKNAAEAANRAKSEFLANMSHELRTPLNGVIGYAQILQRTKTLSEEDRSRIDVIRQCGSHLLTLINDILDLSKIEARKTELLLSDFHLPAFLQGVAEMCRIRAELKAIQFCYEAAPELPLGVRADEKRLRQVLINLLSNAIKFTDTGSVTFTVSFATAGKIRFSIRDTGIGIPDDKLQTIFQPFEQVSDALRQSEGTGLGLAISQEIVELMGSKIQVQSEVNVGSIFWFDVELPQAEEWVKTSQADRYGQIIGIQNRTPKILVVDDKWENRSVISNLLTPIGFEVTEAVNGKEGWQKICDRQPDLVITDLIMPDINGFELIRQIRQEEAFKDLIIIVSSASVFEADQYRSTEAGGNDFLAKPILASELLKKLQTHLHLTWIYEEQIPEPQGVSNDTALVAPPVAELEALYELAMKGNFKGIIRQAALIEEMDPRYLSFAQKIHQLAKNFQDRDILALIQSYQ from the coding sequence GTGGAGAGTTCGTTGATCAATAATCATGCGCCGGAGTCTGACCAGTTACTCGGTTGGGTCAGGGCCTGGGCCAAGCTAGCCAGTGGCCTTGTTATCTTGATTGGCGGGATCGTGATCCTGGGATGGCTGTTGGATATTCCAACCCTCAAAAGCATTTCGCCGGCTTGGGTGACGATGAAGGCGAACACAGCAGTCGGTTTAGTGCTGGGGGGTACAAGCCTCTGGCTGCTGTCCTCAGGCACTCGTCGCTCCTGCCGCTACGCCCAGATCTTGGCGGCGATCGTCTTGGGCCTGGGGCTGCTGACCCTCATTCAGTACCTGTTTAGTGTGAATCTGGGCATTGATCAGCTGCTTTTTCGGGAGTCGGCGGGAGCGGTGGGCACCTCTGCACCGGGCCGCATGGCCGCCAACACGGCGCTGAACTTTTTGCTGCTGGGGTCTTCGCTGCTGCTGCTGAGCCAGCGGCGATTGCTGCGAGCTGGGATTCAAGTCTTCGCGATCGTTGCGTTTTTTATTGCCTTCCTGGGCCTCTTGGGCTACGTCTACGACATCCAAGAGTTTTATGGCTTTGGGTCCTATACAAAAATGGCGGTCCATACGGCGATCGCCTTTTTGCTCCTGTCGACGGGCACCCTGGGTCTCCACCCGGCGTGGGGCGTCATGAATGTCCTGACCAGCTCCCACGCTGGCGGCATGATGGCAAGGCAGCTCATCCTGCCCGTGTTGGGTATCCCGCCGATTCTCAGCTGGCTGGTCCTAGCGGGTCACCGCGGCCAGCTCTACAGCGGAGAAGTCGGTCTATCGCTTTTGGCGGTTCTGAACGTGATTGTATTTGCCGTGCTGATCTGGCTCAATGCCCGATCCCTCGGCAAAATTGACACCCGGCGTCAGCAGGCCGAAGATCAGCGCCAAAGCGAAGCCAGATTCCGCTCCCTGACCACAGCAACGTCTCAGATCGTTTGGACTGCTGACGCCAGTGGCTGCGTCATCGAAGACTCGCCGACTTGGCGAGCGTACACGGGCCAAACCCTCGAAGAGTACCAGGGCTGGGGCTGGGTCGACGTAGTCCACCCTGAGGACCGCGAAATCTCAACCGAGCGCTGGAATCAAGCCGTCGCGACCAAAAGCGTCTTCGAAACCGAATATCGCCTGCGATCGCCCACCGGAGAGTATCGGTACGTTTGGGTGCGCGGCGTGCCAATTCTCGCGTCCGACGACAGCACCATCTACGGCTGGATGGGCACCTGCACCGACATTCACGATCGCAAGCAAACAGAAGCAGCCTTGCGCCAGAGCGAAGAGCGGTTTCGATCGCTCATGCAGGCCTCCGCCCAAATTATTTGGACCGCCAGCGCCGCTGGCGAACTCGTCGAGGAACAAGCCAGCTGGAGCCAGTTCACCGGCCAAGACTTCGACACCTACCGAGGCCGGGGCTGGCTGAGCGCCATCCATCCAGACGACCATGACTCTGTAGCCGCTCAGTGGTCCGCGTCTGTCGCCGAGCGATCGCCCTACGAAGTCGAATTCCGCATGCGCCGCCACGACGAGCAGTATCGTTATATGATTTGCCGCGCTATTCCCATCTTGAACCCCGACGGCACCATCCGCGAGTGGATCGGCGCCAACACCGACATCACCGAGCGCAAACAAGCCGAGATCGCCCTCACCGAAGCCAAAAACGCCGCTGAAGCCGCCAATCGAGCCAAGAGCGAATTTCTGGCCAACATGAGCCACGAACTGCGCACGCCTCTCAATGGCGTCATCGGCTACGCCCAAATTTTGCAGCGCACCAAAACCCTCAGCGAAGAAGACCGATCGCGCATCGACGTGATTCGCCAGTGCGGCTCTCACCTGCTGACTCTCATCAATGACATCCTCGATCTCTCCAAAATCGAGGCCCGCAAAACCGAGCTTCTGCTCAGCGACTTTCACCTGCCCGCCTTTTTGCAAGGCGTGGCCGAAATGTGCCGCATTCGCGCAGAGCTCAAAGCCATTCAGTTTTGCTATGAAGCCGCGCCCGAGCTGCCTTTGGGCGTGCGAGCCGACGAAAAGCGCCTGCGCCAAGTCCTGATCAACCTGCTCAGCAACGCCATCAAATTCACCGACACCGGCAGCGTCACCTTCACCGTCAGCTTCGCCACCGCCGGCAAAATCCGCTTCTCCATTCGCGACACCGGCATTGGCATTCCCGATGACAAACTCCAGACCATCTTTCAGCCCTTTGAGCAGGTGAGCGACGCGCTGCGGCAGTCAGAGGGAACGGGCCTAGGCTTAGCCATCAGCCAAGAAATCGTCGAGCTGATGGGCAGCAAAATTCAGGTGCAAAGTGAAGTCAATGTCGGCAGTATCTTTTGGTTTGATGTCGAGCTGCCGCAGGCAGAAGAATGGGTCAAAACCTCCCAAGCCGATCGCTATGGCCAAATTATTGGCATCCAAAATCGAACGCCTAAAATCTTGGTCGTCGATGACAAGTGGGAAAACCGCTCCGTCATCAGCAATTTATTGACACCGATTGGCTTTGAAGTCACAGAAGCTGTGAATGGCAAAGAAGGCTGGCAAAAAATCTGCGATCGCCAGCCCGATCTCGTCATCACAGACCTCATCATGCCGGATATCAATGGCTTTGAGCTAATTCGCCAAATTCGCCAGGAAGAAGCCTTTAAAGACCTAATTATTATTGTTTCCTCGGCGAGCGTTTTTGAGGCCGATCAGTACCGCAGCACCGAAGCGGGAGGCAATGATTTTTTAGCAAAGCCAATCCTAGCCTCGGAGTTGCTGAAAAAATTGCAAACGCATCTGCACCTAACGTGGATCTACGAGGAGCAGATCCCGGAACCTCAGGGCGTAAGCAATGACACAGCTCTCGTAGCACCTCCAGTGGCAGAATTAGAAGCCCTGTATGAGCTGGCCATGAAGGGCAATTTTAAAGGCATTATTCGCCAAGCCGCGCTCATTGAGGAAATGGATCCTCGCTATCTTTCCTTTGCTCAGAAAATCCATCAGCTAGCCAAAAACTTCCAAGATCGAGACATTCTTGCCCTCATTCAGTCCTATCAGTAA
- a CDS encoding sensor histidine kinase has product MNPVIDQPATVLIVDDNPANLGVLSDTLDQAGLEVWVAQSGKIALDRVEYALPNLILLDVMMPEIDGFETCRRLKTNPATQHIPVIFMTALSDTENKVEGFRLGAVDYITKPFQQEEVLVRIKLHLKLAELSESLTEKNAQLEQKIAEVSHAYGDLKEMQLQLIQSEKMSSIGQMAAGIAHEINNPVNFIYGNLSYAQEYIEDIVRLLNLYQADYPNPTPRIQAEQAAIDLEFVRDDLLKLFHSITVGAQRIHDIVKSMRIFSRVDEMGPKPIDVHEGIDSTLTILHYRLKSRPDNGAIAVLKDYGQLPPVECYAGPLNQVLMNILSNAIDALDEASQSAFPESAIREPGRIHISTAMAGEDAIAIRIADNGPGIDEAIKDRLFEPFFTTKPVGKGTGLGLSISHELIVEKHGGKLYCQSEPGQGAEFVIEIPIRQRATTAQRNIP; this is encoded by the coding sequence ATGAATCCAGTCATTGATCAGCCTGCCACCGTTCTTATTGTTGATGACAACCCCGCCAATCTGGGCGTTTTGTCAGATACCCTCGATCAGGCGGGCCTAGAAGTTTGGGTGGCTCAATCCGGAAAAATTGCGCTGGATCGGGTGGAGTATGCCCTGCCGAACTTGATCTTACTGGATGTGATGATGCCAGAAATTGACGGTTTTGAAACCTGCCGTCGCCTCAAAACGAATCCAGCCACTCAGCATATTCCAGTCATTTTTATGACGGCCCTTTCTGACACTGAAAATAAAGTGGAAGGGTTTCGTTTGGGCGCCGTAGATTACATTACAAAACCATTTCAGCAAGAAGAGGTTTTGGTCCGCATCAAGCTGCATCTCAAGCTAGCAGAGCTGTCAGAAAGCCTGACAGAAAAAAATGCCCAGCTAGAGCAAAAAATCGCTGAAGTTAGCCATGCCTACGGCGATCTCAAGGAAATGCAGCTTCAGCTGATCCAGAGTGAAAAAATGTCGAGTATTGGTCAGATGGCCGCTGGCATTGCCCATGAAATTAACAATCCGGTGAATTTCATTTATGGCAATCTTTCCTATGCCCAAGAGTACATCGAGGATATTGTTCGGCTGCTGAATCTTTATCAAGCTGACTATCCTAATCCAACGCCTCGAATCCAGGCTGAACAAGCGGCGATCGACCTAGAATTTGTCCGAGATGATTTGCTCAAGCTTTTTCATTCGATCACGGTGGGAGCGCAGCGCATTCACGATATCGTCAAGTCCATGCGGATTTTTTCGCGAGTGGATGAAATGGGGCCTAAGCCCATCGACGTTCATGAAGGAATTGACAGCACGCTGACGATTTTGCACTATCGCCTGAAGTCTCGGCCCGACAATGGGGCGATCGCCGTTCTCAAGGACTATGGACAGCTGCCGCCCGTAGAGTGCTACGCGGGGCCGCTCAATCAGGTGTTGATGAATATTTTGTCCAATGCGATCGACGCGCTGGATGAAGCGAGCCAATCAGCATTTCCGGAAAGCGCCATCCGAGAGCCGGGGCGGATTCACATTTCCACCGCCATGGCGGGCGAAGATGCGATCGCCATTCGCATCGCTGACAATGGCCCCGGCATTGACGAAGCCATCAAAGACCGACTGTTTGAGCCGTTCTTTACGACCAAGCCCGTGGGTAAAGGGACCGGGCTGGGCTTGTCCATTAGCCATGAGCTGATTGTCGAGAAGCACGGCGGCAAACTCTACTGTCAGTCTGAGCCGGGTCAGGGAGCGGAGTTCGTGATTGAGATTCCAATCCGGCAACGAGCAACCACGGCCCAACGCAACATCCCCTGA
- the purF gene encoding amidophosphoribosyltransferase, which yields MIPHSSLSPDTPSFPASSDLDSLDQRPDKPEEACGVFGLYAPGEKVAKLTYFGLFALQHRGQESAGIATFKLGEPVRLHKDMGLVSQVFSETILNEMPGDMAIGHTRYSTTGSSRVVNAQPALVQTRLGELALAHNGNLVNTSVLHQELQKINCDLLTTTDSELVARVIGAEVDSGKDWLEGAISAFNRCQGAFSLVIGTPEGLMGVRDTNGIRPLVIGTLGTNPKRYVLSSETCGLDIIGAEYLRDVEPGELVWITEEGLASFHWTNQPQPRLCIFEMIYFARPDSVMSGENLYTYRTRLGRRLAEESPADVDLVMAVPDSGVPAAIGFSQVSGIPYAEGLIKNRYVGRTFIQPTQKMRESGIRMKLNPLRDVLEGKRIVIVDDSIVRGTTSRKIVKTLRDAGATEVHMRISSPPVTHPCFYGIDTDTQDQLIAATKSVQEIAEQIGVDSLAYLSWQGMLEATKEDTTHFCSACFTGDYPVAIPDPIKRSKLVLEKEKVATPQS from the coding sequence ATGATTCCCCATTCTTCCCTATCCCCCGATACTCCGTCCTTCCCAGCCAGCAGCGATCTCGATTCCCTCGACCAGCGTCCCGACAAACCCGAAGAAGCCTGTGGCGTCTTCGGCCTCTACGCACCGGGTGAAAAAGTCGCTAAGCTCACCTACTTTGGACTCTTCGCGCTCCAGCATCGGGGTCAAGAATCGGCCGGAATCGCCACCTTCAAACTCGGCGAACCCGTGCGGCTCCACAAAGACATGGGCCTCGTTTCCCAAGTCTTCAGCGAAACCATCCTCAACGAGATGCCAGGCGACATGGCCATCGGCCATACCCGCTACTCCACCACCGGCTCCAGCCGCGTGGTTAACGCCCAGCCCGCCCTCGTCCAAACTCGCCTCGGAGAGCTGGCCCTCGCCCACAACGGCAACCTCGTCAACACCAGCGTTCTCCACCAAGAGCTTCAGAAAATCAACTGTGACCTGCTCACCACCACCGACTCCGAGCTAGTCGCCCGCGTGATCGGCGCCGAAGTCGACAGCGGCAAAGACTGGCTCGAAGGGGCCATCAGCGCCTTCAATCGGTGTCAGGGCGCCTTTAGCCTCGTCATCGGCACCCCCGAAGGCCTCATGGGCGTCCGCGACACCAACGGCATTCGCCCCCTCGTCATCGGCACCCTCGGCACCAATCCCAAGCGCTACGTCCTCTCCTCCGAGACCTGCGGCCTCGACATCATCGGCGCTGAGTACCTGCGCGACGTCGAGCCCGGCGAACTGGTGTGGATTACCGAAGAGGGCCTTGCCTCCTTCCACTGGACAAACCAGCCCCAGCCCCGCCTGTGCATCTTTGAGATGATCTACTTCGCCCGTCCCGACAGCGTGATGAGCGGCGAAAATCTCTATACCTACCGCACTCGCCTGGGCCGCCGCCTCGCCGAAGAGTCCCCCGCCGATGTCGACCTGGTGATGGCCGTTCCCGACTCGGGCGTCCCGGCCGCTATTGGCTTCTCCCAAGTCTCTGGCATCCCCTACGCCGAGGGCCTGATCAAAAACCGCTACGTGGGCCGCACCTTCATCCAGCCCACCCAGAAAATGCGTGAATCCGGTATCCGCATGAAGCTGAACCCGCTGCGGGACGTCCTCGAAGGCAAACGCATTGTCATCGTGGATGACTCCATCGTGCGGGGCACCACCAGCCGGAAAATCGTGAAGACCCTGCGCGATGCCGGGGCAACCGAGGTGCACATGCGCATTTCGTCGCCGCCGGTCACCCATCCCTGCTTCTACGGCATCGACACCGACACCCAAGACCAGCTGATCGCCGCCACCAAGAGTGTCCAGGAGATCGCCGAGCAGATCGGCGTTGATTCGCTGGCCTACCTGAGCTGGCAAGGTATGCTGGAGGCCACCAAAGAAGACACCACTCACTTCTGCTCGGCCTGCTTCACGGGGGATTATCCGGTTGCGATTCCTGACCCGATCAAGCGATCGAAGCTGGTCCTGGAAAAAGAGAAAGTCGCAACGCCCCAAAGCTAG
- the purL gene encoding phosphoribosylformylglycinamidine synthase subunit PurL produces MSAISSAPFSPEEIAAEGIKPDEYAEIVQRLGRHPNKAELGMFGVMWSEHCCYKNSRPLLKQFPTTGDRILVGPGENAGVVDLGDGLRLAFKIESHNHPSAVEPFQGAATGVGGILRDIFTMGARPIAALNSLRFGKLEDPRTRRLFSGVVEGIAHYGNCVGVPTVGGEVYFDAAYSGNPLVNAMALGLMETEEIVKSGASGIGNPVLYVGSTTGRDGMGGASFASAELSDASMDDRPAVQVGDPFLEKSLIEACLEAFKTGAVVAAQDMGAAGITCSTAEMAAKGGVGVDFDLDKIPVRETGMVPYEYLLSESQERMLFVAHKGREQELIDIFHRWGLHAVVAGTVIEEPIVRIWFKGEVAAEIPATALSDNTPIYHRELMAEPPAYAQAAWTWTSDRLPAASADGIELPGSGSQSWSEVLLKMLDVPSIASKRWVYRQYDHQVQNNTVLLPGGADAAVVRVRPIDADTKTCRRGVAATVDCNPRYVYLDPYEGAKAAVAEAARNLSCVGSEPLAVTDNLNFGSPEKPIGYWQLAEACRGLAEACGTFQTPVTGGNVSLYNETFDSNGQPQPIYPTPVVGMVGLVPDIAQVRGQSWRNEGDGIYLLGWPVGEASEGRVTLGASEYLASLHDTVAGQPPRIDGDLEVRVQAACREGIRQGWVQSAHDSSDGGLAVALAECCIGSDRGAEIQLAIAASAAVRWDEVLFGEGGARIIVSVASDRAEAWETYLKEQLGDRWQRLGTVGSASGSLRITTADSHPLIDARIKAMAEQWSSAIERRLDL; encoded by the coding sequence ATGTCCGCCATCTCCTCCGCGCCGTTTTCGCCCGAAGAAATTGCTGCTGAGGGCATCAAGCCCGACGAGTACGCAGAAATTGTGCAGCGTTTGGGCCGCCATCCCAACAAAGCAGAGCTGGGCATGTTTGGCGTGATGTGGTCCGAGCACTGCTGCTACAAAAACTCTCGGCCCCTGCTCAAGCAGTTCCCCACCACGGGCGATCGCATTCTGGTCGGTCCCGGCGAAAACGCAGGCGTTGTAGACCTCGGAGATGGCCTTCGCCTGGCCTTCAAGATTGAGTCCCACAATCACCCCTCTGCTGTTGAGCCGTTCCAGGGAGCGGCCACCGGCGTCGGCGGCATTTTGCGCGACATTTTCACCATGGGAGCCCGGCCGATCGCCGCCCTCAACTCTCTGCGCTTCGGCAAGCTCGAAGATCCACGCACCCGCCGCCTCTTCAGCGGTGTCGTGGAGGGCATCGCTCACTACGGCAACTGCGTCGGCGTCCCCACCGTGGGCGGCGAGGTGTACTTCGATGCCGCCTACTCGGGCAATCCTTTGGTCAACGCCATGGCCCTCGGCCTGATGGAGACCGAAGAAATCGTCAAATCCGGGGCGTCGGGCATTGGTAACCCCGTCCTTTATGTTGGCTCCACCACGGGGCGCGACGGCATGGGCGGCGCCAGCTTTGCCAGCGCCGAGCTGAGCGACGCATCCATGGACGATCGGCCCGCTGTGCAGGTGGGCGATCCTTTCTTGGAGAAGTCCCTGATCGAGGCGTGCCTGGAGGCCTTCAAAACGGGCGCGGTGGTCGCAGCCCAGGACATGGGCGCGGCGGGCATCACCTGCTCGACGGCTGAAATGGCGGCCAAGGGCGGCGTCGGGGTTGACTTTGATCTCGACAAGATTCCGGTGCGCGAAACCGGCATGGTCCCTTACGAGTACCTGCTGTCGGAGTCCCAGGAGCGGATGCTGTTTGTGGCGCACAAGGGCCGCGAACAGGAGCTGATCGACATTTTCCACCGCTGGGGTCTGCACGCGGTGGTCGCTGGCACGGTGATCGAGGAGCCCATCGTGCGGATTTGGTTTAAGGGCGAAGTGGCGGCTGAGATTCCGGCCACAGCGCTCTCGGACAACACGCCAATCTATCATCGGGAGCTGATGGCGGAGCCGCCAGCCTACGCCCAGGCGGCCTGGACCTGGACGAGCGATCGCCTGCCTGCGGCCAGCGCCGACGGCATTGAGCTGCCCGGTAGCGGCTCCCAGTCTTGGAGCGAGGTTTTGCTGAAGATGCTGGATGTCCCCAGCATCGCCTCCAAGCGCTGGGTTTATCGCCAGTACGACCACCAGGTGCAAAACAACACCGTCCTGCTGCCCGGCGGCGCCGATGCGGCGGTGGTGCGCGTGCGGCCCATTGATGCCGACACCAAAACCTGTCGGCGAGGCGTCGCGGCGACGGTGGACTGCAACCCGCGCTACGTCTACCTCGACCCCTACGAAGGCGCCAAGGCGGCGGTGGCCGAAGCCGCTCGCAACCTGAGCTGTGTCGGCTCGGAGCCCCTGGCCGTCACGGACAACCTGAACTTTGGCAGCCCCGAGAAACCCATTGGCTACTGGCAGCTGGCCGAGGCCTGCCGGGGTCTCGCTGAGGCCTGTGGCACCTTCCAAACGCCGGTCACGGGCGGCAATGTCTCGCTCTACAACGAAACCTTCGACAGCAACGGCCAGCCTCAGCCCATCTATCCGACGCCGGTGGTGGGGATGGTGGGCCTGGTGCCGGATATCGCCCAGGTGCGCGGCCAGAGCTGGCGAAATGAAGGGGATGGGATTTATCTGCTGGGCTGGCCGGTGGGCGAGGCGTCTGAGGGCCGCGTGACCCTGGGCGCTTCGGAGTACCTGGCGTCGCTCCACGACACGGTGGCGGGCCAGCCGCCCCGGATCGATGGCGATCTGGAGGTGCGGGTCCAGGCCGCCTGCCGAGAGGGCATTCGCCAAGGCTGGGTGCAGTCGGCCCACGATAGCTCCGACGGCGGCTTGGCGGTGGCCCTGGCTGAGTGCTGCATTGGCAGCGATCGCGGGGCCGAGATCCAGCTGGCGATCGCCGCTTCGGCAGCGGTGCGCTGGGACGAAGTCCTGTTTGGCGAAGGGGGCGCGCGCATCATCGTCTCGGTGGCGAGCGATCGCGCGGAGGCCTGGGAAACCTATCTAAAAGAGCAGCTAGGCGATCGCTGGCAGCGCCTGGGCACCGTCGGCAGCGCCAGCGGCTCTCTCCGCATTACCACCGCCGACAGCCACCCCCTCATTGACGCTAGGATCAAAGCCATGGCCGAGCAGTGGTCCAGCGCCATCGAGCGTCGCCTCGACCTGTAG
- a CDS encoding uracil-DNA glycosylase family protein, giving the protein MSTDDQINLFELSTFAGSAESATPPAGFDPDAIPTRASVPIPPGTYESLEPLAAHCRQCQRCDLGATRTHAVVSRGNPRAPIMIVGEGPGQNEDETGQPFVGKAGQLLEKILESVRLNSETDVYICNVVKCRPPGNRTPTPEEMAACMPYLLEQIRLVDPKIILLTGATAVKGVTGDKRGITKIRGQWMEWQGRLCMPILHPAYLLRNPSREKGSPKWLMWQDIQLVRSKLDELRA; this is encoded by the coding sequence ATGTCTACCGACGACCAAATCAACCTCTTTGAACTGTCCACCTTTGCCGGTAGTGCGGAGAGCGCGACGCCGCCAGCAGGGTTTGATCCAGACGCCATTCCGACGCGGGCCAGCGTGCCGATTCCGCCAGGGACCTATGAGTCGCTGGAGCCCCTAGCTGCCCACTGTCGCCAGTGCCAGCGCTGCGATCTGGGGGCGACGCGGACCCATGCCGTGGTCAGTCGCGGCAATCCCCGGGCGCCGATCATGATCGTGGGCGAGGGGCCGGGCCAGAACGAGGACGAAACGGGCCAGCCCTTTGTGGGGAAAGCGGGCCAGCTGCTGGAGAAAATTTTGGAGTCGGTGCGCCTCAACAGCGAGACCGACGTCTATATCTGCAACGTGGTGAAATGTCGCCCGCCCGGCAACCGCACGCCGACGCCTGAGGAGATGGCGGCCTGCATGCCCTACCTGCTGGAGCAGATTCGGCTGGTGGACCCGAAGATTATTTTGCTGACGGGGGCCACGGCGGTGAAGGGCGTCACGGGCGACAAACGCGGCATCACCAAGATTCGGGGCCAGTGGATGGAGTGGCAGGGACGGCTGTGCATGCCCATTTTGCACCCGGCCTATCTGCTGCGAAATCCGTCTCGCGAAAAAGGCAGCCCGAAGTGGCTGATGTGGCAGGACATTCAGCTGGTGCGATCGAAGCTAGATGAGCTGCGCGCCTAG